Proteins encoded in a region of the Methanobrevibacter millerae genome:
- the hmdC gene encoding 5,10-methenyltetrahydromethanopterin hydrogenase cofactor biosynthesis protein HmdC, which produces MYDLIKEAIHDDAAAIEISKMENKDVTEVVDAISQLSLEDTMKLGMQFKRFPLGCDLTEVVAGTCASDLELMDLLGNCRLADMIGAPIHICAYAFSDIGEKFGMRGVEVMQKVHDIVDVPLDLDHFGENGAMRLPKHISGCGGECYNKGPAFTECPRGRIHERLIDKELEQKPDKEDWVKLSSSVAVNVTSEQTGDGHAAPLREAEDIAKLAKKYGRGLESIMFVGDGYDEVITGFEKSIEIGADVIVVEGGPFNRCENTTDSFAKTIAAARILAPGKVVATNGAYEHEVRAGLRSGLNMVITGFPKNHHGYMCGFEPGTARRGKFGLPRVIQIINEEFPNRGLPVQKHDLLALATAVKIAGPDYIYPAKIGSYAIGDAHWATLVSSNMYKKIELKHTLDEIVSLAEGNTIALHGARFISWVIAKELDNKVDEIILADTDPWVQNISVDNLQEELNATIIPAEDDVSASKEADFSIASSTMIPVKENILKKVPNALTIV; this is translated from the coding sequence GCAGCAATCGAGATATCAAAAATGGAAAATAAGGATGTGACGGAAGTTGTCGATGCGATTTCCCAATTGTCCCTTGAGGATACGATGAAACTGGGAATGCAATTTAAAAGATTTCCTTTAGGCTGTGATTTGACCGAAGTTGTTGCAGGAACATGCGCTTCTGATTTGGAGTTAATGGATTTGCTTGGAAACTGCAGGCTGGCGGATATGATTGGCGCACCTATCCATATCTGCGCATATGCATTTTCCGATATAGGTGAGAAGTTTGGAATGCGCGGAGTCGAAGTAATGCAGAAGGTTCATGATATCGTTGACGTGCCACTGGATTTGGATCATTTTGGAGAAAACGGGGCCATGAGGCTTCCTAAACATATCAGCGGATGCGGAGGAGAATGCTACAACAAGGGACCTGCATTTACCGAATGTCCTAGAGGAAGGATTCATGAAAGGCTCATTGATAAGGAACTGGAGCAAAAGCCCGACAAGGAAGACTGGGTAAAGCTGTCATCATCAGTTGCCGTCAATGTGACCTCCGAACAGACTGGCGACGGCCATGCAGCACCGTTAAGGGAAGCTGAAGACATTGCAAAGCTGGCCAAAAAGTACGGCAGAGGACTGGAATCCATCATGTTTGTCGGTGACGGCTACGATGAAGTTATTACAGGATTTGAAAAGTCAATCGAAATCGGCGCAGACGTTATTGTAGTTGAAGGAGGTCCGTTCAACAGGTGCGAAAACACAACGGATTCCTTTGCAAAGACAATAGCTGCAGCCAGAATACTTGCTCCGGGAAAGGTCGTAGCAACCAACGGAGCTTATGAACATGAAGTCCGTGCGGGTCTGAGATCAGGATTGAACATGGTAATTACTGGTTTTCCTAAAAACCACCACGGATACATGTGCGGATTTGAGCCTGGAACGGCAAGAAGAGGCAAGTTCGGTCTTCCAAGAGTAATTCAAATCATCAATGAAGAGTTCCCTAACAGAGGATTGCCTGTCCAGAAGCATGATCTGCTTGCACTGGCCACTGCAGTCAAGATTGCAGGACCTGATTACATTTATCCTGCCAAAATAGGCTCATACGCAATCGGAGACGCCCATTGGGCAACGCTTGTCAGCTCCAATATGTATAAAAAAATTGAGTTAAAGCATACCCTTGATGAAATCGTAAGCCTCGCCGAAGGAAATACCATTGCATTGCACGGCGCCAGGTTCATATCATGGGTTATCGCCAAGGAATTGGATAATAAAGTTGATGAGATTATCCTTGCCGATACTGACCCTTGGGTACAAAACATCAGTGTTGACAACCTGCAAGAAGAATTGAACGCCACAATCATTCCGGCTGAAGACGATGTTTCCGCATCAAAAG